Proteins from one Ketobacter alkanivorans genomic window:
- the gltA gene encoding citrate synthase, protein MTEKSAQLTLGDNTLELPIYSGTIGPDVIDVGQLTGQGVFTYDPGFVSTAACESKITYIDGGKGVLLHRGYPIDQLADHSDYLEVCYLLLYGELPSAAEKLQFENTINNHTMVHEQLRNFYQGFRRDAHPMAIMCGVVGALSAFYHDSLEISDERHREIAAFRLIAKMPTLAAMCYKYSLGQPFMYPKNELSYSENFLQMMFGNPCEEYVVNPIVAKAMDKIFILHADHEQNASTSTVRLAGSSGANPFACIAAGIAALWGPAHGGANEAVLDMLTEIGDVSNVDKFVAKAKDKNDPFRLMGFGHRVYKNYDPRAKVMRETCHEVLGDLGIQDPLLELAMKLEDIARSDSYFVEKNLYPNVDFYSGIILKAIGIPTSMFTVIFALARTVGWVAHWHEMISGSYRIGRPRQLYTGSPQRDFVPVDKR, encoded by the coding sequence ATGACTGAGAAAAGCGCTCAGTTAACCCTAGGCGACAACACCCTCGAACTTCCCATTTATTCCGGAACCATCGGGCCCGACGTGATTGACGTTGGCCAGTTGACCGGTCAGGGTGTTTTCACTTATGACCCAGGCTTCGTTTCAACTGCCGCCTGCGAGTCTAAGATCACATACATTGATGGTGGCAAAGGCGTACTTTTACACCGCGGCTACCCCATTGATCAGCTGGCTGACCATTCAGACTATCTGGAAGTTTGTTATCTTCTCCTGTACGGAGAACTTCCAAGTGCAGCAGAAAAACTGCAATTTGAGAACACCATTAACAACCACACCATGGTGCACGAGCAACTGCGAAACTTCTATCAGGGTTTCCGCAGAGACGCTCACCCAATGGCCATTATGTGTGGTGTTGTCGGTGCCCTCTCCGCTTTCTATCATGACTCTCTGGAAATATCTGATGAGCGTCATCGTGAGATCGCTGCGTTCCGCCTGATTGCCAAAATGCCTACTCTTGCAGCAATGTGCTACAAGTACTCTTTGGGTCAGCCTTTCATGTACCCTAAGAATGAGCTGAGCTACTCTGAAAACTTCCTTCAGATGATGTTTGGCAATCCTTGTGAAGAGTATGTGGTGAATCCTATCGTGGCCAAAGCCATGGACAAGATCTTCATCCTGCATGCTGACCACGAACAGAATGCATCCACCTCCACCGTTCGCCTTGCAGGCTCATCTGGCGCCAACCCGTTTGCCTGTATCGCTGCAGGTATTGCCGCCCTGTGGGGACCAGCTCACGGCGGAGCTAATGAAGCGGTTCTGGATATGCTCACCGAAATTGGTGATGTATCTAACGTGGACAAATTCGTCGCCAAAGCGAAAGACAAAAACGATCCTTTCCGCCTGATGGGCTTCGGTCATCGTGTTTACAAGAACTACGATCCCCGCGCCAAAGTGATGCGTGAAACCTGTCACGAAGTACTCGGCGACCTGGGCATCCAGGATCCTCTGCTGGAACTGGCTATGAAGCTGGAAGATATAGCGCGTTCCGACAGCTATTTTGTCGAGAAAAACCTGTATCCGAACGTAGACTTCTACTCAGGTATCATTCTGAAGGCCATCGGCATTCCAACCAGCATGTTCACCGTAATCTTCGCGCTGGCGCGTACCGTAGGCTGGGTAGCTCACTGGCACGAAATGATCAGTGGCTCCTACCGAATCGGTCGTCCACGCCAACTGTACACAGGCTCGCCTCAGCGCGACTTTGTACCAGTGGACAAGCGATAA
- the sdhD gene encoding succinate dehydrogenase, hydrophobic membrane anchor protein — MVTSVTSLGKNGLYDWVIQRATAVVLGVYFLCMMGFLVTTPDLTYDQWSSYMSSTFMRVFTLIALVSMAAHAWVGLWTISTDYLTTRQLGAAGTVIRIAFQAVCALVTVVYVVWGILILWGI; from the coding sequence ATGGTAACCAGCGTTACTAGTTTGGGTAAGAATGGTCTTTATGACTGGGTTATACAGCGCGCTACTGCGGTTGTGCTGGGTGTCTATTTTTTGTGCATGATGGGCTTTTTAGTGACGACTCCTGATCTAACCTATGATCAGTGGAGCAGCTACATGTCATCTACCTTTATGCGTGTATTTACTCTGATTGCATTGGTGTCCATGGCGGCTCATGCCTGGGTTGGTTTGTGGACCATTTCAACCGACTATCTCACCACTCGCCAATTGGGCGCTGCCGGTACAGTCATTCGTATTGCTTTTCAAGCCGTGTGTGCCCTGGTGACAGTGGTTTATGTGGTGTGGGGCATCCTGATTTTGTGGGGTATTTAA
- a CDS encoding NAD(P)-dependent oxidoreductase: protein MKLAFIGLGVIGYPAAGHLSRAGHNITVFNRTASKAAKWVSEYNGASAASPAAAATSADVIFTCVGNDDDLREVVIGGEGILTTVKPGAILVDHTTASAEVATELAGILKERDACFIDAPVSGGQQGAESGQLTVMCGGDPNDFEKISPLVNAYAKQVTLMGPAGSGQLTKMVNQICIAGLIQSLAEGVQFAQNAGLDVEQVFDVIGKGAAQSWQMDNRHKTMNDKQYEYGFAVDWMRKDLAICLNEARKNGSHLPVAALVDQFYSEVQKMGGGRRDTSSLLKRLLS, encoded by the coding sequence ATGAAACTCGCCTTCATCGGTCTTGGCGTTATTGGATACCCCGCTGCCGGCCATCTGTCGCGCGCGGGCCACAACATTACTGTTTTCAATCGAACCGCCAGCAAGGCAGCCAAATGGGTTTCGGAATATAACGGAGCTTCGGCTGCGTCGCCCGCAGCTGCCGCCACGAGCGCCGACGTAATCTTTACCTGTGTTGGTAACGACGATGACCTTAGAGAAGTAGTGATCGGTGGCGAGGGTATACTAACAACGGTAAAACCTGGCGCTATTCTAGTAGATCACACCACAGCATCTGCCGAAGTAGCAACAGAGCTAGCAGGAATCCTTAAGGAGCGGGACGCATGTTTTATAGACGCACCTGTTTCCGGCGGCCAACAGGGAGCCGAAAGTGGGCAACTTACTGTAATGTGTGGCGGTGATCCGAATGATTTCGAAAAAATCAGCCCACTAGTGAATGCCTACGCAAAGCAAGTCACCCTTATGGGGCCAGCAGGATCCGGACAACTGACCAAAATGGTCAATCAGATCTGCATTGCCGGACTCATTCAAAGCCTGGCCGAAGGCGTTCAGTTTGCCCAAAACGCAGGGCTCGATGTTGAGCAGGTATTTGATGTGATTGGCAAGGGAGCCGCTCAGTCCTGGCAAATGGACAACCGCCATAAAACCATGAACGATAAACAGTATGAATATGGCTTTGCCGTAGATTGGATGCGCAAAGACTTGGCAATCTGCCTCAATGAGGCACGAAAAAATGGCTCACACTTGCCAGTAGCAGCATTGGTGGATCAATTTTACTCAGAGGTGCAGAAAATGGGTGGCGGCCGTAGGGATACATCGAGCTTGCTTAAGCGATTGCTAAGCTAA
- the sdhA gene encoding succinate dehydrogenase flavoprotein subunit — translation MANMRTLTFDAVIVGGGGAGMRAALQLAQSGQKTALISKVFPTRSHTVSAQGGITCAIASADPNDDWRWHMYDTVKGSDYIGDQDAIEYMCSVGPEAVFELDHMGLPFSRTEEGRIYQRPFGGQSKGPDDPTQAARTCAAADRTGHALLHTLYQQNVRCNTNFYNEWYAADLVTNQDGAVTGVIAISMETGESVYFKAKATVFATGGSGRIYSSTTNALINTGDGVGMALRAGFPVQDIEMWQFHPTGIAGAGVLVTEGCRGEGGYLVNKDGERFMERYAPNAKDLAGRDVVARSMMQEILDGRGCGPDGDHVYLKLDHLGEEVLHKRLPGICELAITFAASDPVKVPIPVVPTCHYMMGGIPTNIYGQAITRDSEGNDKIVDGLYAVGEVACVSVHGANRLGGNSLLDLVVFGRAAGIFIEKALKDGVEHRNTSESDLERAYSRLNRLEASTSGEDVAALRKELQTNMQNNFGVFRKGDLMQKGVKKLEELRERIANTHLVDKSSAFNTARVEALELDNLLEVAEATAIAAEGRKESRGAHSRYDFPDRDDENWLAHSLYDPNTKTLSKRAVNFAPKQVETFQPKVRTY, via the coding sequence ATGGCCAATATGCGTACTTTGACGTTTGATGCCGTAATCGTAGGTGGCGGTGGTGCCGGTATGCGTGCTGCGTTGCAGCTTGCCCAGTCCGGTCAAAAAACCGCTTTGATTTCAAAGGTTTTCCCCACTCGTTCGCATACCGTGTCTGCCCAGGGCGGTATCACTTGTGCTATAGCAAGTGCTGATCCCAATGATGATTGGCGTTGGCATATGTACGATACAGTCAAAGGGTCTGACTATATCGGTGATCAGGATGCGATCGAATACATGTGTAGTGTCGGTCCTGAAGCGGTGTTTGAATTGGATCACATGGGGCTGCCGTTCTCTCGTACAGAAGAAGGTCGTATTTATCAGCGTCCTTTCGGCGGGCAGTCAAAAGGGCCGGACGATCCGACTCAGGCAGCTCGTACCTGTGCCGCTGCAGACCGCACCGGTCATGCGCTTTTGCACACGCTTTATCAGCAGAATGTGCGTTGCAACACCAATTTCTATAATGAATGGTATGCGGCTGATCTGGTTACCAACCAGGATGGTGCGGTAACCGGCGTTATCGCCATTTCGATGGAAACAGGCGAATCTGTATACTTTAAAGCCAAGGCTACCGTGTTTGCTACCGGTGGGTCTGGTCGAATTTATTCCTCTACCACCAACGCGTTGATCAACACCGGCGATGGTGTGGGCATGGCTTTGCGGGCCGGTTTTCCGGTTCAGGATATCGAAATGTGGCAGTTCCACCCAACCGGAATTGCCGGTGCCGGGGTTCTGGTCACCGAAGGTTGTCGGGGTGAAGGCGGCTATTTGGTGAACAAAGATGGCGAGCGCTTTATGGAGCGTTATGCTCCTAATGCGAAAGATTTGGCCGGGCGTGACGTTGTTGCTCGTTCAATGATGCAGGAAATACTGGATGGTCGCGGGTGTGGGCCTGATGGCGATCACGTATACCTGAAGCTGGATCATTTGGGCGAGGAGGTGCTGCATAAGCGTCTGCCCGGTATCTGTGAACTGGCAATAACCTTTGCTGCTTCTGATCCTGTGAAAGTGCCGATCCCTGTGGTGCCAACCTGTCATTATATGATGGGTGGTATTCCAACCAATATTTACGGTCAGGCGATTACCCGTGATTCCGAAGGCAATGACAAGATCGTTGATGGGCTTTACGCCGTGGGTGAGGTGGCATGTGTGTCTGTGCATGGTGCCAACCGTCTGGGTGGTAACTCATTGCTGGATCTTGTGGTATTTGGCCGTGCTGCCGGTATCTTTATTGAGAAAGCGCTGAAAGATGGTGTGGAGCATCGCAACACCTCTGAATCGGATCTGGAGCGTGCTTATAGCCGATTGAATAGACTGGAAGCATCCACCTCGGGTGAAGATGTTGCCGCGCTGCGCAAAGAGCTGCAGACCAACATGCAGAACAACTTCGGTGTATTCCGTAAGGGTGATCTGATGCAGAAAGGCGTTAAGAAGCTGGAAGAGCTGCGTGAGCGAATTGCCAATACCCATCTGGTAGATAAGAGTAGTGCCTTCAATACTGCGCGAGTGGAAGCGCTGGAGCTGGATAACCTGTTGGAAGTGGCGGAAGCTACCGCGATCGCGGCGGAAGGTCGCAAGGAAAGCCGTGGCGCTCACAGCCGCTATGATTTCCCGGATCGTGATGATGAGAACTGGTTGGCCCATTCTCTCTATGATCCCAACACCAAGACATTGTCCAAGCGCGCTGTAAACTTCGCGCCCAAGCAAGTTGAAACATTCCAGCCCAAGGTCAGAACTTATTAA
- the sdhC gene encoding succinate dehydrogenase, cytochrome b556 subunit has product MKSQRPVNLDITTIKFTPQMIASITHRIAGVAIFFGMAFLIWGLGLSLESQESFDQLKECMDGVIVKLIVWAILAGFIYHFVAGVRHLLMDAGYFETLEGSKALSIAVLILSAVLIAVAGVWVW; this is encoded by the coding sequence GTGAAAAGTCAACGACCTGTTAATCTGGATATCACGACTATCAAGTTTACGCCGCAAATGATCGCGTCTATTACGCATCGTATTGCAGGCGTGGCGATCTTTTTTGGTATGGCTTTCCTTATCTGGGGCCTTGGCCTTTCACTGGAAAGTCAGGAATCTTTTGATCAGCTGAAAGAATGTATGGACGGCGTGATCGTCAAACTCATCGTTTGGGCGATTCTTGCAGGCTTCATCTATCACTTCGTTGCTGGTGTTCGCCACTTGCTAATGGATGCCGGTTACTTTGAAACCCTCGAGGGTTCCAAGGCTTTGTCAATTGCTGTGCTGATTCTGTCAGCTGTTCTGATCGCTGTTGCGGGGGTATGGGTATGGTAA